Genomic window (Microcaecilia unicolor chromosome 8, aMicUni1.1, whole genome shotgun sequence):
agcctgcgcagccttctacatggaatgttgctagtggaatagcaacattccatgtagaatctccaataatagcaacattccatgtagaatctccaatggtatctattttactgtcatagtaatgcttgaatgttttcacttatatacactgtcagctagcacatttgcttatttccgatctgaggaagaagggcaaccttcgaaagctaatcaagaaatgtattaagttatgtccaataaaaaaggtatcatcttattttcttttccatgttttattttgtttgatttctattgataatttatAAGAGGAAATTAATAATGTGAATTAGTGGAAAGCACTTATCTTAAACCGTGCTCAGAATCCGTTCTTCAATGCTCTATACTGGCAAAGTCAGTCTCCAAATAGTGAGGTCCTGACAGACTCGTTTCACTAAGGCTTTTTCTAGAGACCCTCACTGTATTTTAATATCTCGGATAACCTACTCCTAGGATTTATTATATAACCACCAGTCCTTCCTAATAACATCTTcatggaccattttagactctcttgcccttcccctcTCTTCTTCTTCCCTTGTTCCTACTATCCTATCTCATTTGATTGTAAAAGTATAACAACTGATCTGGCGACCGCCTTATcattacattgtaagccactttgagcctgcacacctgtcggaaaaggtgggatataaatgtactaaataaataaagagtctAACATCTTCTACTTCCTGCCTTTCTcctaactccatcctgtttatatccttttaaAGGTGTGATCTCCAGATCTGTACACAGTACTGTAAAATGGAGTCCCACAGAGGTACTATCACATCTTCCTCCTGCTAGCCATTCCCCtccctatgcacccgagcatccttctgccttttctacctgtttgaccatctGATAAGATCATCCCCAAGTTCCGCTCCTCTTTCGTGTGCAGAAGTGCTTTACCACCTATACTGCATTGCTTCCTCAGGGTTTTGCAGCCCAGATACATCAacctgcattttttagtattGTTAGCTGCCACATTCTAGATTCTTCTTCCACCTTcattagatccctcctcatgttatacACACCATCAGGGGTATTTACCCTATTGCAGATGCTTGTTTCTTTTGTGTATGATACTAACATTCTTCGGGCAGACCATTCCGCAATATAGCTCaggaaaatgtattaaaaaaataaaaataaaaaagggcagaccaaggacagcacaccactgataacatcctttacctcagagtgaactccatttaccccTACTCTTTTTTGCTTTCCACTCAAGCAGTTCaaaccagtcagtcactttagggtccataccaaaggcactaaggggctcttttagtaagctgcagtaaaatgggtcctgtgctaATATCAGCGTGcgttttaccacagcgggtaaaagggatgTTTTTCCGAAGACAAGAAacggctgtgcagtaagtgaacctcttgccacacagccatttgggggggggggggtagctcttaccgcagtaagggctcccacgctaacttgGCGGTAACTAGGATTACCGCTCggtaaacactggtgctacaaaaatagaaactatttttgtagcactggaaatggcgcatgcagAGGGTGGGGCCTACCGCCAGGCTCATGCGGTAGGTCCGGAATAGTAAGCGCTTACCgacccttagtaaaaaggacccctaacttctAAAAGCCACATATGCAGAACCTTGTCAAagcctttgctaaaatctaagtaccaCACTCAGCACTATCCCTCAATCCAACTGTCTGGTCATCCAATCAACGAAATTAAATCAGATACGTGTGataagacctacctctagtaaaaccatgatgccttgggtcctgcaaatCACTGGATTCCAGAAAGCTCACTATCCTCTGTTTTTCTATATTATGTAAGTTTTGTTGTACTCCGCCTAGATATTTGATAGGCAGataagaaattttttaaaagtaAGATAGGTGTGAGATAGGGGAATCTAGCATCCAATAtactgtttggttttgtaagaagTCATTAGGGGACAGGATGTCATGAAGATagctaaattaaaaaaattatattgatATATTTGAATATATAAAATAGTTGGTGTGCAGTAGTAGTTAATTACTATCATTACAGAGTTAGGAAAAGGAAATATGCGTTTCACCATGTCAATTCTGAAAGCTGAAAATAACTTAAAAGAGCCTTTCTCAATGGTTAACAGACTGATTGGAAGGAAGGTCCCACGTAAATGAAGCAACATACACACCTCCCTCTCATTGTAATGCTTGGCAAcctattttttttgggtggtgaagCAGATTCCCTATGAGGCTCAGTGTGCCAGGGATGGAGAAACGGCTTTTAGGAACCAAATTTAAAGCTGTTTAAAAAGCTTTTAATGGCAGGAAACTGTACATATTCAGGTTGATGTTCAAAgccaatttaactggccagaaacagctcctggttaAATTGCCTTTTCACGGCTAGCTGCTAAttgtcagcagcacttaactggttagtgctgaactgaaaaccagctattttgggagaGCTCCAGcgggagagtcagcacttggccggttaagtgcagatattcagcatttaaccggccacgGTCCCCACGTAGATAGGGCCATATAAATTCAATCCTACATCATGCggtgccccatagctggttaagtgctaaatatcacacttaactggttatatgTTAGCTGGCtccgcaaacccagaaattcaatgctggtgcctggacatggctcgACATTGAAGTACTGGGTTTAATGCCAGCGGCATTCAGCAAAATGTTGATTGTGGCCAGCTGACTATCAAGCCCAATGTCTTTATGACTCATGTACATCTACACTGCAGAGATCTTTACTTGATGGTGGTTTAGTTTTCTTAAAAAGCTCATTTAGGGGTTAGCACGCGGGTAACAGGTTAAGGCGTTTTACGATAGTTTCTGTTTCTGCGCATGAACCCAGGTGTTACTGAATTATTCTGAAAATTtctggctaatgcagagttaacgtgggaacacttagcacctcctaaataggagccttgaggaaatacttcttaaaggtggtaaatttgtggaacggcctcctggtggatgcgggggagatgaagactgtatctgaattcaagaaagcttaggacaagcatataggatctctaagggagaggaaaggataggaatggtatggatgggcagattgaatAGACCACATGGTCTGtacctgccttcatttttctttgtttctaaagGCTGCAGccaacatttatttaaaaaaaaaaaaccaacatggTGCCACTGACACCTATCCCtcacttgggggccctttcactaaggtgcgctagaatCAGGGCTAATGTGTTTTAATGCAGGCGCACTAAGCCCTCTTCTTTTAGTGCAGATTGTGTGTTAACATTGCTATCAGCACTACCTCCTATTAGGAGGtaataagtgctcctgtgttaactcttggcaggcagcgtgtgctgATGGCAACGTTAACACACAATCTGCACTAAAAGAAGAGGGCTTAGTGCGCCTGCATTAAAACACATTagcccttagagatcctatatgcttgtcctaagctttcttgaattcagatacgttcttcatctcccccgcatccaccaggaggccatcccctttcaccttcatcctatgccccctcattccagagcttctctTCAATCGAAAGGGActcgcctcttgtgcatttatgacacagagatatttaaatctctcttatctctcccctgttctgcctttcttccaaatatATTCCTTCTATTCAGAACTGCTATCTGGATCGTGAACAGCATCGAGTGCTGCTAGCTCTATGGAGAGCTATCCTGTCAAAATATTACaacagcctttttgctggccTAAATTAATCTGTAAAGGTGGATGGGCAATGGCTGATATTGCTGACTATCTGCAGACTTAGCTTGAACACCCATGTTCCACTACAGCACTATCTGGACAATGCCGGGGCAATCTATAGGAATTTTTAGTATTGATATCcagatgtgcaaaaaaaaaaaaaaaaaaaattggcagataagtgcttttgaatatttggCTGATAGAATATGACATCAGATAAAGATAATCGAGGCTACCCATCTCAGGTTTTACCCTCATGTCCTTGCTTTCGGGATCGTCTGTTTTCTTAAATTCTGTTAACTTTCTCTACTGCTTCTAAGGCTGTTCCAAGCATGcagcaccctttctgtaaaatgtTTTTCTAGTGTTATTCTTGAGGCTGTCCCTTTGCTCCTCATCTTATGACCTCTCTTCCAGTGAAACAAATGCTCTTCCTTCAAGCTAGAACTAAACCAGAAATCAGTAAAGACAAGAAACTGATACAATGCATCTAGTCTGTACTTACAGGTCTTGGATATGGAATTCTATAGTGCAATGCAATATCTATTCTTGCTTCACATTCTTCCATACATTGCTTAATCAGTTCCAAGTCTGTTAACTAGGAAAGAATCGAGACAGAAAAAGTCAAACAGGAGCACAAACAAGTTGATATTTTAAATACCTGCAAGTgtattcttattattattattttactcaGAGAGCAATAATGAGCCTTCCCATGAAGTCTGCAGTCCCCTgggtctgcaagttcattttaaaAAAGGGAAACTCCTCggagagtttccctttgaaaatcccaCCGGCCAAGCACAATGGTACAAAAAGCAGCAAACACAATGCatgaagatttgaaaatgatctttGCAAGTACTCTTCCTCCCCTCACCTTCCCCAtccatttttttcccctttaggtGAAAGTATGTGCACTGTGAATGAGGGTGGAGGAGGAATGATCAGACCATGTTTTTGCATGGATATGAATATGTCCACCTAAATCATTATTGCCCCTTAGTTTTTAAGGAGAACCTACATTTCAATAAGGAACCCCTGAACCTAAATTAATATGTATACAGCAAAATGTTTGGTACCATTTAAGTATTATCTGTTATacaattttcatttttaaaagaacAATGCAATAcaaattgtattaaaaaaaatagagcaCAACTGAAACCGACTCTGCGGCCTGTATAAAAACCAGGTTGTGTGCCTATCAGTAAGAGCTgtactacacacacacatatatttttCTGTAAGCATGGGGTCAATTTTTAAAGGTAGATATACAGACAGTGGTAGACTAAACATCTGTTTTAACTGCTCTGCCGCTACCCATACTGCAAAGGGAcagagcagcggggagcagcaccAAAAAGTTATCCCTCAAGTGGCTGCTATACACGGATAATTTATACACTTAGAGCAGGCCTACATTTGAATGGACAGAGGTGGTGGGTACCGACGGTACTAGATGCGTATTCAGCACCATTgattatacatagaggggcataaacgaacagcgccggccatctccgggacCGGCTctgtaaatgggcggagccaaccgtattttcgaaaaagatggccggccatcttttctttcgataatacggttggcgccggctaaatctcaacatttaggtcgaatgttgagatcgccgggtttagagatagCCGGgttcagttttcggccataatggaaaccgggcccggccatctcaaacccggcaaaatgcaagccttttggtcgtgggaggagccagcatttgtagtgcactggcccccctcacatgccaggacaccaaccgggcacctacatgtaggtacagtgggggttggagggctcaacatataccaccacaagtgtaacaggtgggggggggatgggcctgggtccacctgcctgaagtgcattgcacccactaaaagtgctccagggacctgcatactgctgtcagggagctgggtatgacatttcaggctggcatagaggctggcaacaattttttttttgggtgggagggggttggtgaccactgggggagtaagaggaagtcatccctgattccctctggtggtcatctggtcaattggggcacttttttgccacttggtcttaaaaataaatggactaagtgcagccggcgaaatgctcattcgagccggccatcttttttccattatcgggcgaagccggctatctcgtagCCCTGcccccgccccatcccgccttctgtaccctgccttgaagtttggctggctccgcaatggaaaacggttggtgccggccaaaatctgctttcgattatacctatttggccgggttcaggagatcgccggtcatctcccgatttatgtcggaagatggctggcgatctctttcaaaaatacactGGATAGTCATTTAAATGCTGGCATTTAAATTATTATAATCGCCACTGCTATTAAAACTCTGGCCCTGGATGGAGCCGCATGGTTACAGACATCAGATGAGAAAGTTATTCCTGCCTCAAATGGGAATCAATTAATTAATGAGGCAGTTGTGTGATGTTGTGTTTTGAAATTCCAGGGAGCATCTGCACATCATCTTTTATTCCTGATCAGGAGGTGTAGTTAATGGTTTTATCATTATCTTTAACCTCTTTTGGGTTTACATGCAAACAGACTGACTAAAAAAAGGGTGGCATGGTATTCCTCCCTTCCCCTAGCTTGGTGCCTTGGGCAGTTCCCCTTCATCATCACCCTTTCTGACAGGCTTATAACAAAAAAGGTCACAGACCACCTCAAGTAAATTCAAGGTGAATCAAATGATCGATAGCAAATTACAAATACCCTTATACTATACAAGCTATCCTAATACTGGAACAAAAATGTGTGTCTGAAATTTCATACAGTcaagtttgttttaaatataatcAACTCACGTAGAGAGCAAAATGTTATAGGTATAAACCTAAAGGAAATTACTGGCTGAAAAAGGTAAACCAACCTCTATGACTGTTGAAAGCTGCATTCAATAAAAGATGAAGTTAAGCaaatatacacattttttttttttttaactggacaCCGATGTTTGGTCTCCTACTGTGCATGGGACCTTGGAATTCCACttacgtttttgtttttttggaataACGTTCTGGCTTCATTGACAATGTATTGCTTTTCTTTGAGGACATCTTCCCTCTGCCCCGATAAAGACTGCCACTTGTTTGCTATTCTGAAAATTTTGCGGTAAAGACTAAGAACTTCTTGACGTGTTGCTGCAGAcatctaggaaaaaaaaaaaaaaagagacacacTTAAAATGTTTAATAAAGGTGACAAAGAGTTACTTTTTACCTGTATTGAACTGGTTAACAGTTTTGTGGTATCAGTAGAAATGAAAGTAAGGTGCGCGTTAAGCTGACATAACCTCTCAGGACTTCCATGTGGGGTAACAAATGCCAAATGTTTTAAAAACACTTGAATGTGGTGTTTGTACGTTTGCACTACATATATCCCCTATTATTCAAATAAACACTTATCCACGTTTTATTTTTTCAATAAGATATATTACTTTTGAATAAGATATATTACTATGAAGCTGCAGGTTGATCAACAGATGTCTTGGGTCAGGAAGCGATTTTGGAGAATTTCAATGTGTCAGCATTACTTGAGACATCTTTAATGTAATagtgtttttattgatgaacgCATAAATGATACAATATCATGCAAATCCTTAAAACTCCAGTAGTAAACATTCCAAACCTGTACTAATACATCTGAACTTCTatcatcaacatttttttttattcccccctccctttccctaccccatccccctcccttttcttttttgtaatatgtttattGACTGTATCCATTGTTGAAGAGAAAACTGTACAGAATTATTGTCAAGAAAGCTTTACAGGAACCTTTGGACTGTATCAATCAATAACCGTAGCATTGTTCAGCAAGAttcataatgaaaataaatatggAATGCTGTCAACATTCTGTAGTCAGTACATGTAGTTCCTGTGTTTCACTACTTTCCATGTCTCCTCCATCGTATGTCAAAGTTCTGATTCATCAACAAGTTAACGCCCAAAGGGCAGGAGGAACATATCACGGTTTTAAATGCCATCCTCCTTTTCCCATCTCACAGACTCCCTTCATTCTATATCATTCTCTTCCTGTCtaccctccctttccctcctaaCCCACCCTGAGGTATCTTCCAGAAATGTATCTTGCTGTGAAATCAAAGGGAATTCAGGACCAGACTTCTACCCCTGGTATGTAGTGTCTGAATATACGGGCCCCAAAtgtccaaaaaggccttcctcctcctcttcgaaCCTCCCACCCCTCGGCGCTCACACAGCATTAGTTCATGGAatctattcctccagtgccagaaatccgGGAGAGTACTACCCACCCATTGACAAAGTAATAACCTCTTGCCAACCAAACAGGCCCTACGGATCAAGTGTCTTCCAGATATGCTCTGCAGTGCAAACATACTTGAGACATCTTTAAATGAGGATTCGGAGACAGCACTGCTTGCATCATTGATCATTACAATATAGACTCATGTTCTTCC
Coding sequences:
- the LYRM1 gene encoding LYR motif-containing protein 1 isoform X1, which gives rise to MSAATRQEVLSLYRKIFRIANKWQSLSGQREDVLKEKQYIVNEARTLFQKNKNLTDLELIKQCMEECEARIDIALHYRIPYPRPIHLPPMGLSRQRDRALQNQAKLRKQSKPIYLKSYDEIS
- the LYRM1 gene encoding LYR motif-containing protein 1 isoform X2, with protein sequence MRAANSLCCSEEMSAATRQEVLSLYRKIFRIANKWQSLSGQREDVLKEKQYIVNEARTLFQKNKNLTDLELIKQCMEECEARIDIALHYRIPYPRPAEYNKTYII